GGACTGGCGCCGCTTTTATGTTATCCAGCTTCATCAATATCTTTCCGTCAAGCGTTCCGGTCGACTCGGCAGTCAAGCCGAAGGGGATATGATTCGGGATCTTCTTGCCGTTTACTGGGAGGAGATTCTGGCCTCGGGAGTTCTTGCCGGGATGGGCCTCTTTGAAAAGATCAGAATGTTTCATGATATACAGATTGATTTCCCCTTTATCGAGGTACCCGCTCCGGAAGGCTTTATCCCCTTCAGGGGGTAATTCTGGCCCATATTTCATCGCTTTTTAAGCTGTTGTTTCCTTTTGACACAATCTTGAACTTCTTTTTGCTGATATGGCTATCGGTTTTACGGTATGGATTGTGAAACGATCTTATAATTACTTACACTGTATATAAATATAATTTTTTTGTTTTAGATCGATTACTTGGCACGGAGTTTGCATTATATTTACCAGGAGGACAGTATGCCTACAAAAAAGAATATAAACAGCAGGTCCGGAGATTTCGGAAATGAGAATGTTATTTCAATATATTTAAAAGAAATCAACAAGGTACCTCTTCTCTCCAGGGAAGACGAGGATCGTTACGCTCGGCTTGCCGCCGATGGTGATGAACATGCCAAGGAGATGTTGATCAAAAGCAACCTTCGCTTTGTGGTAAATGTAGCCAAGAAGTATCAGAATCAGGGACTTCCCCTGGCCGATCTCATCAATGAGGGAAATATCGGATTGATGAATGCTATCGAGCGCTACGATGTCGATAAGGGGTATCATTTTATCAGTTATGCCGTGTGGTGGATCCGCCAGGCAATACTGAAGGCCATCAGTGAAAAGGCCCGGATGATTCGTCTGCCTCTCAACCGTGCGAACGAGCTTGTTCAGATCGAGAAGGCGAAGAAGGGGCTTCAGCTGGAAGGAAAAGAAGAACCCGAGTTTGAAGAGATAGCCCGGGCCGTCGGTATGGACGCCGAGCATGTTGCTTCCCTTGTCAATATCAGCCGTGATCTTGTTTCTCTGGAGTCTCCCGTTTACACCGATCGAAGTCAAAGTGAGCTTGGTGATTTTATCGAAGATGTGGACTACAAGAGTCCCGACGAGACGCTGATGGAGCAGTCTCTGAAAGAGGATATTGCCAAGGTGCTTGATACCCTTTCCGAAAAAGAGGCCGATATTATCCGCCACCGCTTCGGGCTTGACGGAAGAGCGCCTCTTTCTCTCAAGGACATCGGCGACCGATACAATCTTACCAAAGAGCGAATCCGGCAGATCGAGAAGAAAGCGATCAAGCGGCTTCAGCATCCTTCTCGTCGGCAATACCTTGAATCTTATGTTGCTGTATAGCGACAATTTTTCTCTTGAACAAACGTGCAGAAAAAACCGGGATTCTTCCACAGTTTCCCGGTTTTTTTTTCTCTGAACCTATAGTAAAATAAGCAAAACTTGACATGTACATTGTTATGGCTTAGTTTTTATCTGCTTAGCAATTACGAAAATAATTCTGGAGGTCTATCGAAGATTTATGGCTAAAACAAAAATGATCTATTTTTTTGGTGACGGGAAGGCGGAAGGCAACGCGAAGATGAAGGATTTGCTCGGGGGCAAGGGAGCAAATCTGGCCGAAATGACCAGCATCGGCGTGCCTGTACCTCCGGGCTTCACAATTTCCACCGAGGTTTGTTCTGCATTTTATGAGAACAAACGTTCTTATCCCGCAGGATTTGACTCGGAACTTAAAGAGCATCTTAGTTCGCTTGAAAAGCTTATGGGAAAGAAACTGGGAGATGCAAATGATCCTCTTCTTGTTTCCGTCCGTTCCGGTGCCGCCATATCCATGCCTGGTATGATGGATACCATCCTCAATCTTGGTTTAAATGATCAGGCAACGGTAGGCCTCGGCGAAAAGACCGGTAATCCGCGATTTGCCTGGGATGCGTATCGCCGTTTTATCCAGATGTTTTCCAATGTGGCCATGGGTATGAAAGGGGAGGTATTCGAGGCTATTCTTGAAAAAATCAAGGCGGATAAAAACGTTGAACTCGACACCGAACTTGATGCCGATGATCTCCAGAAGGTTGTGACGGAATACAAGAAGGCATACAAGAAACACATGAAGAGCGATTTCCCTCAGGATCCTGTGGATCAGCTCCAAAAGGCAATCGATGCGGTTTTCGGTTCATGGATGAATGATCGGGCTATCCACTATCGTAAGCTCAACAATATCACCGGTTTGCTCGGTACCGCCGTTAATGTCCAGTCCATGGTCTTTGGAAATTTCGGTGACGACTCGGGAACCGGCGTCTGTTTTAGCAGGGACCCTTCGACGGGAAAAAAGGTGTTCTACGGTGAGTTCCTTATGAATGCCCAGGGAGAAGATGTTGTCGCCGGTATCCGGACCCCTGAAAAGCTTAGTTCTCTAAAAAAGCGAAATTCCGCCGTATATGACGAGCTTGAGGCTATCAAGGACAAACTCGAAAGCCACTACCACGACATGCAGGATATCGAGTTCACCATTCAGCAGGGGAAGCTTTTTCTGCTTCAGACCAGAAACGGTAAGAGGACCGGACCTGCGGCGGTAAAGATTGCCGTTGACATGGTTGCCGAAAAGATGATCACGGAAGAGGAGGCCATCGGACGGGTTAGCCCCGATCAGTTGGACCAGCTTTTTCACCCCGGTATCGATCCAAAAATGAAGAAATCGCTTTCTCCCATTGCCAAGGGACTCAACGCTTCCCCCGGAGCAGCAACCGGTCAGGTCGTTTTTACGGCTGAAGACGCCGAAGCCTGGGCGAAGGATGGGAAAAAGGTCCTGCTCGTGCGAAAAGAGACCAGCCCCGAAGATATCGGCGGAATGGTTGCCGCTCAGGGTGTGCTTACCAGCACCGGCGGTATGACCAGTCACGCTGCTGTCGTCGCCCGCGGTATGGGTAAGCCCTGTGTCGCCGGTTGTAAGGCAGTGGTCGTTTCAGGAAAAGCCATGAGTGTCGACGGAAAGAAGTTCAAGGAAGGTGACTATCTCTCCATCGACGGTTCTACAGGTGAGGTTTTCGAGGGTGAGCTCGAGCTTGTTTCTCCCAAGATTACCAAAGACCTTGCCACCTTTTTGGGATGGGCCGATAAGGTCCGTCTCTCCGCAAAGCGGGAAGGCATTGCCGGTGTCGGCTTTCAGGTAAGGACCAATGCCGATCAGCCGGCCGATGCCAAGGTTGCCCGGAAATTCGGAGCGGAAGGGATCGGTCTTTGCCGAACCGAGCACATGTTCTTCGACGAGGGAAAGCTGGAGATATTCCAGGAGATGATCATTTCTGAAACGGCGGAGGCACGTTCTGATGCCTTAAAGAAACTACTCCCTCTACAGAAAAAAGACTTCAAGGGAATCTTTACCGCAATGGAAGGGCTCCCCGTTACCATACGGCTCCTTGATCCTCCCTTACATGAATTCGTTCCCAAAACGGCGGAAGAGGTGAAAGAGCTGGCGGCAAAGCTCGGAATCAAGCCTGCCCAGTTAAAAGCGAAGGCCGAAGCGTTGAAAGAGCTCAACCCCATGCTTGGTCACCGCGGTTGCCGTCTCGGTATTACCTATCCCGAAATCTACGACATGCAGGTTGAGGCCATTATGGCGGCGGCCTGTGAGGTTCAGAAGTCGGGCAAAAAGGTGCATCCCGAAATCATGATCCCGCTTATCGGAACCGTAAAAGAGCTTCAGATGCTCCGGGCCAATGCCGAAGCTGTTATTGAAAAGGTTCTTAGCCAGAAAAAGATGAAGGTTGATTATAAGATCGGCACCATGATCGAGATTCCCCGTGCCGCGTTGACCGCCGACAAGGTTGCGGCTTCCGCCGATTTCTTCAGTTTCGGAACCAACGACCTTACCCAGATGACCTTCGGCTATAGCCGGGACGACATCGGTTCCTTTATCGGAGATTATCTTGATCAGGGCGTCTTACCCCGTGATCCCTTCCAGTCATTGGATACCGAAGGTGTCGGGCAGCTTGTTTCCATGGGTGTCGAGAGGGGCCGATCGGTCAAAGGCGACCTCAAGATGGGGATCTGCGGTGAACACGGCGGAGATCCCGATTCCATCGATTTTTGTTATCGAACCGGGCTCAACTATGTCAGCTGTTCCCCTTACAGGGTTCCAATTGCCCGTCTTGCCGCAGCCCAGGCTGTGGCCCGTAGCAAAAAATAGCTGATCTTTTGTTCTGCTAAAGGATTATCTTCTACACCGCTTCCAATTGTTCCGGGGGCGGTGCCTTTTTTTATGCGAGGAAAACTGTGATAGAGCCACAGACTCTTTATCAGCTATTCATGGAACTTTATGGTCCGCGAGGTTGGTGGCCCGTGGTGACAGATGCGGGAAAGCAGGGCCACGATGCGAAGGGATACCATCCCTTGGATTATAGCATTCCCGATACGGCGCACCGCCGTTTCGAGATCGCTCTCGGAGCAATATTGACCCAAAACACCGCATGGCGTAATGTCCGCCTTTGCCTTGAGGCCTTGGATGAAGCCGGGGCAATCGATATGCAGCACCTGCTTTCTCTTTCCGACGAGCGGCTTGAGGCACTCATCCGGCCCTCGGGATATTACCGGCAGAAGGCGAGAAAACTGAAAACCCTTGCCCGTTTTTTCCTGGAGAATGGCTACGGGGAAGTATCCGCCGCATCGACGCCGAGTCGCGAAGAACTGCTTTCACTTTGGGGCATAGGCGAAGAAACCGCGGATTCGATTTTACTTTATGCCTTTGGTGTTCCGGTGCTTGTCATAGACGCCTATACTCGGCGGATACTTGCTCGTTTAAAGGGTGAGGAACTCTCGGATAGGGAGATACGCGGCTATCTTTCCTCCGCAACCGAGGGAAAAGATGTAGAGCAGCAACGTAGGATTCTCAATGAATTTCATGCCCTCTTTGTCGAACATGGAAAAAACAGATGTGCCAAGCGTTCCCCCGATTGTGAACGTTGTGGAATAAAGGCCTGGTGTAAAGGCCCGTTCTAAGGGGCCTGGACCCGGTGTGTTCCGGTTGACAGCCCCGCCTCTTCCGTGAACAATGGGGGCCAATACTAAACAGGGAAAACCACATCGAATAAGGAATATGTAAGTGATTACTGCAAGCAATATCATGCTCCGTTTTGGGGAGCGAGTCCTTTTTAAGGACGTTACTATCAAATTTACTCCGGGAAATTGCTATGGGGTCATAGGCGCCAACGGAGCGGGAAAATCCACCTTTCTC
This genomic stretch from Sediminispirochaeta bajacaliforniensis DSM 16054 harbors:
- a CDS encoding sigma-70 family RNA polymerase sigma factor → MPTKKNINSRSGDFGNENVISIYLKEINKVPLLSREDEDRYARLAADGDEHAKEMLIKSNLRFVVNVAKKYQNQGLPLADLINEGNIGLMNAIERYDVDKGYHFISYAVWWIRQAILKAISEKARMIRLPLNRANELVQIEKAKKGLQLEGKEEPEFEEIARAVGMDAEHVASLVNISRDLVSLESPVYTDRSQSELGDFIEDVDYKSPDETLMEQSLKEDIAKVLDTLSEKEADIIRHRFGLDGRAPLSLKDIGDRYNLTKERIRQIEKKAIKRLQHPSRRQYLESYVAV
- the ppdK gene encoding pyruvate, phosphate dikinase; translation: MAKTKMIYFFGDGKAEGNAKMKDLLGGKGANLAEMTSIGVPVPPGFTISTEVCSAFYENKRSYPAGFDSELKEHLSSLEKLMGKKLGDANDPLLVSVRSGAAISMPGMMDTILNLGLNDQATVGLGEKTGNPRFAWDAYRRFIQMFSNVAMGMKGEVFEAILEKIKADKNVELDTELDADDLQKVVTEYKKAYKKHMKSDFPQDPVDQLQKAIDAVFGSWMNDRAIHYRKLNNITGLLGTAVNVQSMVFGNFGDDSGTGVCFSRDPSTGKKVFYGEFLMNAQGEDVVAGIRTPEKLSSLKKRNSAVYDELEAIKDKLESHYHDMQDIEFTIQQGKLFLLQTRNGKRTGPAAVKIAVDMVAEKMITEEEAIGRVSPDQLDQLFHPGIDPKMKKSLSPIAKGLNASPGAATGQVVFTAEDAEAWAKDGKKVLLVRKETSPEDIGGMVAAQGVLTSTGGMTSHAAVVARGMGKPCVAGCKAVVVSGKAMSVDGKKFKEGDYLSIDGSTGEVFEGELELVSPKITKDLATFLGWADKVRLSAKREGIAGVGFQVRTNADQPADAKVARKFGAEGIGLCRTEHMFFDEGKLEIFQEMIISETAEARSDALKKLLPLQKKDFKGIFTAMEGLPVTIRLLDPPLHEFVPKTAEEVKELAAKLGIKPAQLKAKAEALKELNPMLGHRGCRLGITYPEIYDMQVEAIMAAACEVQKSGKKVHPEIMIPLIGTVKELQMLRANAEAVIEKVLSQKKMKVDYKIGTMIEIPRAALTADKVAASADFFSFGTNDLTQMTFGYSRDDIGSFIGDYLDQGVLPRDPFQSLDTEGVGQLVSMGVERGRSVKGDLKMGICGEHGGDPDSIDFCYRTGLNYVSCSPYRVPIARLAAAQAVARSKK
- a CDS encoding endonuclease III domain-containing protein; amino-acid sequence: MIEPQTLYQLFMELYGPRGWWPVVTDAGKQGHDAKGYHPLDYSIPDTAHRRFEIALGAILTQNTAWRNVRLCLEALDEAGAIDMQHLLSLSDERLEALIRPSGYYRQKARKLKTLARFFLENGYGEVSAASTPSREELLSLWGIGEETADSILLYAFGVPVLVIDAYTRRILARLKGEELSDREIRGYLSSATEGKDVEQQRRILNEFHALFVEHGKNRCAKRSPDCERCGIKAWCKGPF